Proteins encoded in a region of the Thunnus maccoyii chromosome 4, fThuMac1.1, whole genome shotgun sequence genome:
- the LOC121895448 gene encoding putative helicase mov-10-B.1 isoform X2 yields the protein MSQHQKQRQQLQMLPAAKSVQNTEPGTSGHLNEPQNAFDVEAQMAQQARKKIQARLKKAKLFQKYRAQLIPNKYNVTVTSEPASTEEKICLTLYENTIVVPLTVKNSGVKTVYLSFRASDFVRNIFTVRDSHGKRVKTIKRHTLRPGETYKIKVHFHAVHAGFYEQLLVFKFETRKQSSDKFEIMRLLEVTHHTSSNKELPSTATNSLCEFQTEKSTSTKGVVSMWLKSVVPLNDYPMPQSTKDLIKADTDLQETLLNWKNYFRRFHLLLHLEELQLKTEVEKYNQDDVTMFRDKNTKNLLILRIAGVTGSSSSLLPGNQVLVTPLDKSGGFENAVYKGWIQHEDAEQVYLQLCEKFLRHFKEGMRFKVNFIVNRLPLRIQHRAAALVHRHKLKEVLFPTGNFSSHHSCVHRPLESENNPEQCIAIQHIVAASAKPAPYLVFGPPGTGKTVTLVEAIKQIMKTQMSCNILACAPSNSATDHLCEKILSGNIGKRKLYRLYALNCSVRNIPQIIKHNCNLNKKTKTLMMPPKEELMKYNIMVTTLLTAARLVTGGVPPGHYTYIFVDEAGQAAETECIIPLAGLVKPNKCQVVLAGDPKQSGPIVTSKLAEKHGMDVSLLERLMGDIDLYKSHETHGFNSCFVTKLLRNYRSHPAILKIPNELFYKGQLQPYAPKENCSQYCKWKRLPKKGFPLIFHGVAGTDERAANCPSVYNTAEMEVLKEYLKALIDYLHKKGVTQIGPGEIGIIAPYRKQVEKIQIALQMDKDLRKENLENILVGSVEKFQGKEFNVILVSTVRSNPKLTAHKQRFTLGFVNNEKRFNVAITRARALLIVVGDPRVLKADQLWNKFIHYCAKEGGYRGITVSAEEESHQASAKSDSTTRQSPL from the exons GGCTCAGCTAATccccaataaatacaatgtcACCGTAACTTCAGAGCCTGCTTCAACAGAGGAAAAGATCTGCCTCACTCTATATGAAAACACG ATAGTTGTGCCATTGACTGTGAAGAACTCTGGTGTCAAAACTGTTTATTTGAGTTTTCGGGCTTCTGACTTCGTAAGGAACATTTTCACTGTCAGAGATTCTCATGGAAAAAGAGTCAAGACTATCAAGCGACACACTCTTAGACCAG GAGAGACCTATAAAATCAAGGTCCACTTCCACGCTGTCCACGCAGGCTTCTATGAACAGTTGCTGGTCTTTAAGTTTGAAACGCGCAAGCAGTCGTCAGATAAATTTGAGATTATGCGCCTCTTGGAAGTCACACATCATACGTCTTCTAATAAAGAGCTCCCATCCACAGCCACAAACTCACTGTGCGAGTTCCAAACTGAGAAGTCGACGTCTACTAAAGG TGTTGTATCGATGTGGCTGAAGTCTGTAGTGCCTTTGAACGACTATCCGATGCCCCAAAGCACAAAAGACTTGATAAAAGCAGACAC GGACCTTCAGGAGACACTTCTGAACTGGAAAAACTACTTCAGGAGATTCCACCTGCTGTTGCATCTCGAGGAGCTCCAGCTGAAGACAGAGGTTGAGAAGTACAACCAGGATGATGTGACCATGTTCAGAGACAAAAACACCAAGAATCTTCTTATTCTGCGG ATTGCAGGTGTCACTGGAAGCTCTTCATCCTTGTTGCCTGGAAACCAAGTGCTGGTGACTCCTTTAGACAAGTCAGGAGgttttgaaaatgcagtttaCAAAGGCTGGATCCAACATGAGGATGCAGAGCAGGTCTACCTGCAGTTGTGCGAAAA GTTCTTGAGGCATTTCAAGGAGGGCATGAGGTTCAAGGTGAACTTCATTGTCAACCGTCTGCCTCTGCGTATCCAGCATAGAGCAGCAGCGCTGGTGCATAGGCACAAATTGAAGGAGGTGCTGTTCCCTACTGGAAACTTTTCTTCGCACCATTCATGTGTACACAG GCCGTTGGAGTCGGAGAACAACCCGGAGCAGTGCATAGCCATTCAACACATTGTAGCCGCTTCTGCAAAACCTGCCCCTTACCTGGTATTTGGTCCACCTGGCACAG GCAAAACAGTGACTTTGGTGGAAGCCATCAAGCAGATAATGAAAACTCAGATGTCCTGCAATATCCTGGCCTGCGCTCCCTCCAACAGTGCAACTGATCACCTCTGTGAAAAGATACTGAGTGGAAATATAGGCAAGCGCAAGTTGTATCGCTTGTACGCCCTAAATTGCTCCGTGAGAAATATTCCCCAGATTATAAAG cATAACTGCAACCtgaacaagaagacaaaaacacttATGATGCCCCCTAAAGAGGAGCTGATGAAGTATAATATCATGGTCACCACACTGCTGACTGCGGCACG gctAGTGACAGGTGGGGTTCCTCCAGGTCATTACACTTATATCTTTGTGGATGAGGCAGGCCAGGCTGCAGAAACAGAGTGTATCATCCCGTTAGCAG gtttagtaaaaccaaacaaatgccAGGTAGTGCTGGCTGGAGACCCTAAACAGTCAGGCCCCATCGTCACGTCCAAGTTGGCAGAGAAACATGGCATGG ATGTGTCCCTGTTGGAGCGTCTGATGGGGGACATCGACCTGTATAAGTCACATGAGACACACGGGTTCAACAGCTGTTTTGTCACAAAATTATTGAGGAACTACAG GTCACATCCTGCAATTCTGAAAATTCCAAATGAGCTCTTTTATAAAGGACAACTTCAGCCTTATGCTCCTAAAGAGAATTGCAGTCAATACTGCAAATGGAAACGCTTGCCCAAGAAA GGTTTCCCTTTGATCTTCCATGGCGTGGCAGGTACTGACGAACGTGCCGCCAACTGTCCCTCTGTTTACAACACAGCAGAGATGGAGGTATTGAAGGAATACTTAAAAGCCCTTATTGACTATCTTCACAAAAAGGGTGTCACACAAATTGGACCAGGAGAAATTGGCATCATTGCACCATACAGAAAACAA GTGGAGAAAATCCAGATCGCCCTTCAGATGGACAAAGATCTCAGGAAGGAAAACTTAGAAAACATATTG GTTGGTTCCGTGGAAAAGTTTCAGGGTAAAGAGTTCAACGTTATTCTGGTGTCTACAGTCCGCAGCAATCCTAAACTGACAGCGCACAAGCAGCGATTCACTCTGGGCTTTGTTAATAATGAGAAG AGGTTCAACGTGGCAATCACCCGAGCCCGAGCTCTGCTGATTGTGGTGGGAGACCCCAGAGTCTTGAAAGCTGACCAACTTTGGAACAA GTTTATCCATTACTGCGCCAAAGAAGGGGGTTACCGTGGCATTACAgtctctgcagaggaagagagtCACCAAGCCTCTG
- the LOC121895448 gene encoding putative helicase mov-10-B.1 isoform X1 has protein sequence MSQHQKQRQQLQMLPAAKSVQNTEPGTSGHLNEPQNAFDVEAQMAQQARKKIQARLKKAKLFQKYRAQLIPNKYNVTVTSEPASTEEKICLTLYENTIVVPLTVKNSGVKTVYLSFRASDFVRNIFTVRDSHGKRVKTIKRHTLRPGETYKIKVHFHAVHAGFYEQLLVFKFETRKQSSDKFEIMRLLEVTHHTSSNKELPSTATNSLCEFQTEKSTSTKGVVSMWLKSVVPLNDYPMPQSTKDLIKADTDLQETLLNWKNYFRRFHLLLHLEELQLKTEVEKYNQDDVTMFRDKNTKNLLILRIAGVTGSSSSLLPGNQVLVTPLDKSGGFENAVYKGWIQHEDAEQVYLQLCEKFLRHFKEGMRFKVNFIVNRLPLRIQHRAAALVHRHKLKEVLFPTGNFSSHHSCVHSRPLESENNPEQCIAIQHIVAASAKPAPYLVFGPPGTGKTVTLVEAIKQIMKTQMSCNILACAPSNSATDHLCEKILSGNIGKRKLYRLYALNCSVRNIPQIIKHNCNLNKKTKTLMMPPKEELMKYNIMVTTLLTAARLVTGGVPPGHYTYIFVDEAGQAAETECIIPLAGLVKPNKCQVVLAGDPKQSGPIVTSKLAEKHGMDVSLLERLMGDIDLYKSHETHGFNSCFVTKLLRNYRSHPAILKIPNELFYKGQLQPYAPKENCSQYCKWKRLPKKGFPLIFHGVAGTDERAANCPSVYNTAEMEVLKEYLKALIDYLHKKGVTQIGPGEIGIIAPYRKQVEKIQIALQMDKDLRKENLENILVGSVEKFQGKEFNVILVSTVRSNPKLTAHKQRFTLGFVNNEKRFNVAITRARALLIVVGDPRVLKADQLWNKFIHYCAKEGGYRGITVSAEEESHQASAKSDSTTRQSPL, from the exons GGCTCAGCTAATccccaataaatacaatgtcACCGTAACTTCAGAGCCTGCTTCAACAGAGGAAAAGATCTGCCTCACTCTATATGAAAACACG ATAGTTGTGCCATTGACTGTGAAGAACTCTGGTGTCAAAACTGTTTATTTGAGTTTTCGGGCTTCTGACTTCGTAAGGAACATTTTCACTGTCAGAGATTCTCATGGAAAAAGAGTCAAGACTATCAAGCGACACACTCTTAGACCAG GAGAGACCTATAAAATCAAGGTCCACTTCCACGCTGTCCACGCAGGCTTCTATGAACAGTTGCTGGTCTTTAAGTTTGAAACGCGCAAGCAGTCGTCAGATAAATTTGAGATTATGCGCCTCTTGGAAGTCACACATCATACGTCTTCTAATAAAGAGCTCCCATCCACAGCCACAAACTCACTGTGCGAGTTCCAAACTGAGAAGTCGACGTCTACTAAAGG TGTTGTATCGATGTGGCTGAAGTCTGTAGTGCCTTTGAACGACTATCCGATGCCCCAAAGCACAAAAGACTTGATAAAAGCAGACAC GGACCTTCAGGAGACACTTCTGAACTGGAAAAACTACTTCAGGAGATTCCACCTGCTGTTGCATCTCGAGGAGCTCCAGCTGAAGACAGAGGTTGAGAAGTACAACCAGGATGATGTGACCATGTTCAGAGACAAAAACACCAAGAATCTTCTTATTCTGCGG ATTGCAGGTGTCACTGGAAGCTCTTCATCCTTGTTGCCTGGAAACCAAGTGCTGGTGACTCCTTTAGACAAGTCAGGAGgttttgaaaatgcagtttaCAAAGGCTGGATCCAACATGAGGATGCAGAGCAGGTCTACCTGCAGTTGTGCGAAAA GTTCTTGAGGCATTTCAAGGAGGGCATGAGGTTCAAGGTGAACTTCATTGTCAACCGTCTGCCTCTGCGTATCCAGCATAGAGCAGCAGCGCTGGTGCATAGGCACAAATTGAAGGAGGTGCTGTTCCCTACTGGAAACTTTTCTTCGCACCATTCATGTGTACACAG cAGGCCGTTGGAGTCGGAGAACAACCCGGAGCAGTGCATAGCCATTCAACACATTGTAGCCGCTTCTGCAAAACCTGCCCCTTACCTGGTATTTGGTCCACCTGGCACAG GCAAAACAGTGACTTTGGTGGAAGCCATCAAGCAGATAATGAAAACTCAGATGTCCTGCAATATCCTGGCCTGCGCTCCCTCCAACAGTGCAACTGATCACCTCTGTGAAAAGATACTGAGTGGAAATATAGGCAAGCGCAAGTTGTATCGCTTGTACGCCCTAAATTGCTCCGTGAGAAATATTCCCCAGATTATAAAG cATAACTGCAACCtgaacaagaagacaaaaacacttATGATGCCCCCTAAAGAGGAGCTGATGAAGTATAATATCATGGTCACCACACTGCTGACTGCGGCACG gctAGTGACAGGTGGGGTTCCTCCAGGTCATTACACTTATATCTTTGTGGATGAGGCAGGCCAGGCTGCAGAAACAGAGTGTATCATCCCGTTAGCAG gtttagtaaaaccaaacaaatgccAGGTAGTGCTGGCTGGAGACCCTAAACAGTCAGGCCCCATCGTCACGTCCAAGTTGGCAGAGAAACATGGCATGG ATGTGTCCCTGTTGGAGCGTCTGATGGGGGACATCGACCTGTATAAGTCACATGAGACACACGGGTTCAACAGCTGTTTTGTCACAAAATTATTGAGGAACTACAG GTCACATCCTGCAATTCTGAAAATTCCAAATGAGCTCTTTTATAAAGGACAACTTCAGCCTTATGCTCCTAAAGAGAATTGCAGTCAATACTGCAAATGGAAACGCTTGCCCAAGAAA GGTTTCCCTTTGATCTTCCATGGCGTGGCAGGTACTGACGAACGTGCCGCCAACTGTCCCTCTGTTTACAACACAGCAGAGATGGAGGTATTGAAGGAATACTTAAAAGCCCTTATTGACTATCTTCACAAAAAGGGTGTCACACAAATTGGACCAGGAGAAATTGGCATCATTGCACCATACAGAAAACAA GTGGAGAAAATCCAGATCGCCCTTCAGATGGACAAAGATCTCAGGAAGGAAAACTTAGAAAACATATTG GTTGGTTCCGTGGAAAAGTTTCAGGGTAAAGAGTTCAACGTTATTCTGGTGTCTACAGTCCGCAGCAATCCTAAACTGACAGCGCACAAGCAGCGATTCACTCTGGGCTTTGTTAATAATGAGAAG AGGTTCAACGTGGCAATCACCCGAGCCCGAGCTCTGCTGATTGTGGTGGGAGACCCCAGAGTCTTGAAAGCTGACCAACTTTGGAACAA GTTTATCCATTACTGCGCCAAAGAAGGGGGTTACCGTGGCATTACAgtctctgcagaggaagagagtCACCAAGCCTCTG